The genomic region GAGTCCCTTAGGGCGTTTATTGAGGACCTCAACAGCTGTATCCTGAGGTCGACGGCGCCGGTGTGGGAGAGGGCGTTGAGTGCGTTGTTGACGGCGCCCAAGGCACTCCCATAAATCGCCAACCTCCTCCTCAACTCACCAACCTCCCCACTCAGCTCCTCAGCCCCACCAAGACCCCCACTACCCACTAAATCACTTAACTTAGCCTCCAAGTCCCTAAGCCTACCCCTCAGCTCATCAACCTCACTACTCAACCTACTCGCCAAGCCCCTCAGCATTACCTCAGCCTCGCCAACCGCGTAGTCCCTTACCTGACTCAGCACTTCAATCGCCAGCCTCGGTGGCATGTACCTGGCCAGCAAGTGCCTAAGCCCATCATCACTGATTGAGTCCACTCCAATAAACCCACCCCTAACGTGCTTAGCCTGGTCGCTACTCAGGACGAGACCCCACAGGTCTTTATGGAACTCCCTAAAGACGTCACTGTTCGGCTTAGCCATCGACGCCTTGATTACGAGGTCCCTGGCCACACCCTCGACAGACTCCATGTCAACAAACCCATCCTCGTGAAGCGCCCTCAAAGCCCTTGCCAAGGCCTTCAGCTCGCCTGGCCCAATCCTAAGCCTACCATACTCCTCACTGAATGACTGCCACTCAATGGCCCTGTTAACGTCGACACCCAACTCACTGAGTAGCTCCAGTAGGGCAACCAGCGGCTGCTTGCGGATTGAGTCCGCGTAGTCGATTAGGCCTATTACCGAAGCCCTACCGCCAACGCTCAACCTATTAATCACACCATCCCTAGCGGTCACCGCAAGGTGCAACCTAACGACGGAGTCTACGAGGAGGTCACTCCTCACAATCGAGGCAATCCTGGGGAATACCTCACTAAATGACTTATCACCAACCAACGCATCAACACCATGCCTAAGCAACCCACCATACTCCCCCATAAACCTCCCAAACTCCATAAACCCCCTGACCTGCTCCCTAACCCACCCTCCATAATTAACATTCCTGAGGAACTCACCAATAGCCATTGGTAGGGCCTCCTTAACGGCGGCCCCCCAAGCCCTCGACTCAAGGGCCTCCCTGAACCTAGCCCCAACGAATGGGCTTAGGGCCTTCGTGAGCTCCCTAACACTGAGCCTGTTAATGATCATCAAATCCTCACTACTTGCACCACCGCTCAACGCCTTGTTAATGCGCTCGGTGTGCCTAACCCACCAGCTATTAATCACCTCAATTGCCTTGGCATCATCCCTAAACGCCTCAAGGAGTGGCTTGAGGACGTCACGGCTTAGGGCCACGCCACCCCTAAGGTTATGGAGGGCGTCAATGATTAGCTTAACATCGCCCCTGGCTAACTCCCTAACCTGCCTATCCCTCATGTGCTTGGACATTAACTCCCTAGCCCTGTTGCCCAGGGCTTTGTCTAGGAGCTCCCTGGCCCTACCATGCTCAACACCCATTAATTGGCTTAGCTCAACAAGCCTATGGAGTTCACCGTTAATTAGGGCATTGATCACACCCTTAACCTCACTAAGCCTCCTAATGCCAGTTAATGCCTTGCCGTGGAGCTCCCTAACGTACGGAGTTAGGGCGATGGCCAACAACCTAGCCGAGTCAAGCCTTGAGTTCTTAACGACCAAGCCCTTACCCCCACCAAGCCAGTACTTACTAACTAAAGACTCCATCAAACCCCTAAGCCTCGGGTCTTTGACAGCCTTAACCTCAAAGGGCCTTGGCATACTCAAGGATGCAAAGGCGTCCTCCACAGCCCTCTTGATGCCAATCCTCCTGGCAACAGCCCTAGTCACCAGGTGGGCCGGCAGGTCATCCCCAGCCCCACCACCGCGGCTGTAAACCCTCCTATCCAGTACGGCACCACCCCTAAACCTAAGCCCAACAACCTCATGAAGCCTACCCCTCATCCCAGCCTCCCTCCATATTGGGTACTCCCCAACAAACGAAGCCACACCCGCGCCAACCCTGGCCAGCCCAGCCAAGGCACGCCTATGCCGCTGCCCATAAACCACCGCCTTACCCCTAAGCATGCTCTCCACATCCTCCATCGCGGCACTCACCGGCCTAGCCAGTGGGCTTGGGTCCCAGGGGCTCGGTAGGTGGCGGCTCAGCCTACGCCAGGCTGGGTGGTTAGGCCTAGAACCCCTCAACGCACTGACCGCCTTAGCGAATTCATGGTGTATAACCATCAACGGCCCAACAACCCCACCAAGCCTCCCACCTCTACGCATCCTCAATGCGACGCCCTCCCTAAGCCCCCTAACCCTCGAAGCCACTGACGACCTAACCCTCCTAAAAAGCCTACCAAGGACTCTGCTAACGCCAGCAACCCTTAGGTAGAGTATTAGGGATAGGTCCATGACCACGTTGCTCAGTACCGACCATGCTGGGCTTAGTGGTGTTGGGAGGTTGGCGATCCACATTGCCGCATCCAATAAGCCGAGTATTGCGACGGCTTCAGCGAGCCACTTGGGTATGAAGTAGCCGACACCGAGTAGCAAGCCGTTGAAGTATGACCAGCCGGTGAGTAGTCTTTGGGAGCCAACCACCATGGAGTTTATGACCCAGGTGGTGCTCGGCGTCAAGCCTATTGGGTCCGTGCCGAACCATGGGTTGTTTATGTTGCCGATTATCGTTATTACCCCCGGCACCGTCACCGTCTCATTGGAGTGATTGATACATGTTACCGTGATCTCCACCTGGCTATACCCAACCGGCTCCGGGTTTGGAAGTGCCAGGCTGAGGTTCCTACCCATTCCCGTGATCTCCCTGCCGATGGTTACCTCCTCATTGATCTTACTGACTAGGTCCCTTAGCTCACTCTCCTCATCGTTGATGCTCACCGTTCTGTAGAGTGTGCTGTTCAGCACCGAGTATTGGCATGTCGTTGAGTTTCCGACCCTGGTTGGCACGTTGATTAACGCATCGCCCGCGAAGTACCAAAGCGTTGCAGACGCCACCCCTGGAAAGCACTCCCCATGCGTCACGCCTGTCCTTGGGTTCGTCACGTTTATGCACCGCATTGGTGGTACGTTGATTGTGAAGTTTATGGCTGCGGTGTTATTCCCATTAAGCACTGAGTACTTGCTTGGCGAATCAAGCCACTGCCAGGCGCCGGTGTAGAGGGTTGAGCCGTTTAGCGTTGCAGTTACTACGTTGAATGGTGGGTTGCCGAACTCAATGACCTCCGCGTAGGTGGCGTTACTGCTTAGGTAAGCCGCTGAGTCGCATGGCTCCGCAGTGCTTTGGTTGCCTGCGTAGGTTAGGAGTAGGCAGTCATGGCCTGGGTTTACCAGTAACCACAGGAATGTTGTGTTGGTTATCTCCGGAGTGCCGAAGGCATTAATTGGAGTCACAGACCCAGTGAATGCGGTGAAGCCACTCACTGGGTACTCAGTGAGTGCCACAGACCTGCCAATGACCGTGTAATTCACCCCATAGAGCACCCCACCGACCAAGTACGGGTACGGGCTGCCTAGGATCAAGAAGCCCCTGACCACGGCGTTAGGTGCGTTTTGGGTGAGCCAATTCATTAGGGCCGTGGTCTCATTCATTAATTGATTTTTCGAGGCAATCATCGCGTCTTTAGCCGCGATCGTTGTTATGAAGAGTATGGTTAAGGTGACGATGAACAAAGCCGCGCCAGCCGCCCTAGTCCTATCCATGACCATCAAGGCCGCGGCGATGCCGATGACCAATGGGGCGATTGCGTAGCTGAACCAGGCCAGGTAGGCGATGGTGTGTAGCACAGCCGTCATAACCTGGGCGACATGCATCACTGCAAAGATTACGTCGGCGATTGGGTCGATGATGAAGCCAAGGCCCTGGATCACCGTGAACCCCTGAAGCGGGATTGCACCAATGCCGAGGGTGCTTATTACTGCTACCACATTGAGTACCGTCATGCCCACAGCCCAGGCAAGGCCTGCGTAGGCACTCGAGTAGTAGACCAGGGACCAATCACCAACCAAGCCCTCCACCTCACGGTAGAGGATTAAGTATGTCGGTGAGCCGGGGGGTGCAATGCCGAGTAATGTGGGTAGTGCATAGGCTAGGATTAAGGCAGTGCCGGCAGCAATGAACCTCCTAACCCCAACACCACCCCTAACCACCCCGTAAATCATTACCACCAAGCCCTCAATAAGTAATGCGTAGCCGAGTGGATCCATCAATTAATGAGGCAAGGCAATTAATAAGGCAACCAATGAAGGGAAACCACAGACAAGAAACAAACCCTCCAATATTCCATTGAAATCTTCATACCTATCCTCATTCGCCGAATCAAGACTCCAGGCTGGGCTCTAACTTTCAATATTCTATTGAAATCTTCGCTACATAACCGTATGGGTGTGGGACTCTATGGCGGAAATGTACCTTTCAATATTCTATATGAAATCTTCTCCCTGATTGAGGTGAGGTATGAGTCAATGCCTGGCGATATAATACTTTCAATATTCTATTGAAATCTTCCGTTCCATATCATTGCCCTTTTCAACTTTGGCATCATGAGGATCTTTCAATATTCTATTGAAATCTTCTGAGGATGGACTACAAATCAGGCTGTTCAAGGGAAGGAAGTACTTTCAATATTCTATTGAAATCTTCCAAATTGTGTGCTATAAAGTCGGGGAAGATGCATTTAATGGAGACCTTTCAATATTCTATTGAAATCTTCACAAGGATATAGAATAGTAAGGGCGAGTGAGGCATTATTACAAAGGGCTTTCAATATTCTATTGAAATCTTCTGCGGAGATGAACGATGCAGGTGTGTGGCAGAAACGCTCAAGCTTTCAATATTCTATTGAAATCTTCGTGACTGGAGGCTTGCCTCGAGTGTTGGCTTGAGGGTTATCACCTTTCAATATTCTATTGAAATCTTCCCGGGGACGTACAACGGCACGGTCATGGTCGCCGGCTACCAAGCCTTTCAATATTCTATTGAAATCTTCCAGGGAAAGCATTGCTAATGTTTTTATCAGCGCATAATGGCATCGTCTTTCAATATTCTATTGAAATCTTCCGGTGCGTTTGTTTATTTAGGTCTTTTTAAGTTTTTCTTCTTGGTGTTTTGGTGCCGTTGGAACGTCTTTCTGCTCTTAATTGCTGTGGCTCGTGCTTGTTTTCACGGTGTTTAAGTGGAATTGAATTGTTGTTCCCACGGAATTTCTACTCCGCCTAACCGAGCCTGTTCCAATGGTGTTTTATGCATTGTGAATTGGTGGGTGTGCATGGGACCATACACGCGGTGTGGTTTTGGGTCGTGTGTGGCTTGGTGAAAAACACTCCATGGGCTGTGCATGGTGCCGTGAATTTTGCCCTGCCTTGGGTTCTTGGTTTCATGCCCTGAACCCTTCATTGTTGTGCTTCCTTGATTCTTGGTTCTAGTTCGATGATGCCCAGCCTCTTTATTGGCTCCGTTATTATGAGTGCCTTTGTGGTTAAGCCCTGCATGTGCGGTGGCAGTGCCGTTACCAACCACTTCATGTCCTCACTGGTCAACTGGAGGGCTTGGCTTACTGAGGCTACGTATGCGTCGTTCCCTCCTAACACGATGATTAGGGGTATGTTCTGAAGCACGTCACTCCCTATGCCAGTTAGTGTCTGGGTTATGAACACCGTGCCGAGGCCGAACTTCCTAACACCCCTAACCAGTAGCTCGGCTAGTGGTGAGTTTAGTAGGTAATAAGCCTCGTCTATGATGAGCAACTGCCGTAGTTGCTCACCTATGCTCATACTCATCACGTGGCTGTAGACGTGGTCAGCCACCACACCCATCATGAAAGCCATCACGTCCGGCGAAGCCCTAACCGAGCCGAACAATAGGGCCTTATTGTTTAGTAACTCACTGACCGGCACCACCTCGGCGCCCCTGAGGTGGCTCATTAATCGGTCGAGGGCTAGGGCCACCGAGTCATCGTCAGTGGCTGCCCTTAGGAACTCCATTGCCTTGAAGAAGTCCCTGTAAATGCCATTTGAGTATATCAACCTCAAGTCCGGCAGCATTGGCTTGGCGTCAATGCCGAGTATTGAGAATTCGGTAATGAGCCTATGAACCCTCTCAACATCAGTTAAGCCGTCAAGCTCGAAGAAATTAATGAATTTCCTAGTCACGTCAATGGGCTCAATGCCCTGTATCCTCAGGTACTCACCGTGCGGGTCCAGGATGAGCGCCTTAATACCACTATTCATCAACCTGTGTAGGATTGTTGATACTGTCCAGGTCTTACCCATACCCGTTGGACCAACAACGAGCATGTGACCACTGGGCAACGCATCGAGGTCTATCTCCAACTCACTTCCCTCCCTATCCCTACCAAGCCTAACCCTAGCCCTCGAGGATTCGGCAATCAACCTGCCACCGTGGAATATGGGCACGATGGCTACGTCGTGGCTCAACTCATCGATTGTCGGCATTGACCAGAGTGGTAGCTGTCCCCTAAGCCAAGCCATGCGCATGTTCGTGTCGGGCAGGTCCCTATCACTAAGTATCATGACCCTCACAGGCTCCTCGGCGTTCTGGGTTATCCTATCAAGGACCACACGCCACCTACTGACTGCAGGCAGTGCCTTACCCCTCTCCTGGACAACGAGTTTTTCGTACTCCCTAGCCACCCTAGTCGAGGTTACTGCACGGAACTCTGGATTACCCGAGATGATTAGTGCGTAGTTCTGTAGGTAATTAGCCACCGCCGACGCGACGGCCCTAACATCATCATCGCTGGGCATTGTGTAGATTTTGTTCGAGGTAGCAAGCCTACGCCTCAGAACGCTAAATTGGCCACCTCTGATCACGGAGTAATTGCCTAGGCTTTTAACAGTGATTGCCGCGATTGCGGCGATAGTGATTAATCCATAAACCCTGAATAATAGGTATGAGGCAAGAAGTAGTGTTACCAACGCGGTAATGAGCCTAGCCTTGCTCGGCGTTGTTGGGAATCCAACCAACCTCCTAAGCTCCTCACCACCCAACTGCCTAAGCACGAAGTACTGCCTGAGTAGGTTCTCCCTGGCGGTTAGCCAGTTCATGAAGTCCTGGAGCTCGTCCTCGCCCCTAACAACCCTCGAAAGCCTAATGAACTTTTCACCACCAAGCCTAATGAATGCAATAGCCTCATTGGTGCCTAGGTTTAATCGCCTAATCAACTCATCGAACAAACCAACGTATTGAGCACCGGTCAATCGGCTTATGTCAAACATGGGCTCGGCACTGTAAAAGACATGCATCAACCTGCCCCTCGCATCATACACGTAGTCCTCACCGAGAACCAGCCTAGGCGCTAAGCCTGGGTAGATCAGCGTGAGGATTGACTCCACCAGCCACTCCCTAAAGTCCCGGTAAAGCATTGCCAGTGGTAGGAGTAGGATAAGTGGCCTGTAGACAATGCCCATTACAATGACTCCAATTAGGATTGCCAGGTAGATCCTTGGGTCTATCTCAGGCATCAATTTGATCGCCAACAGCCCTTAAAAGGGGCTGGTCAACGGTGAGGCCTAATGAACCTAGGCAACCAGGACAACCTATTACTCCTAGCCTGATTAACCCTGTAATCGCCGTTTATGACAGCCTTAAGGTCCTCCGGGCTTATCCTAACACCCTCACCCTGCAGTATGCCCATGAGTTGGTTAACATCAACCCTCCCAGTCTCCACGTACTCCCTAACCGCGTAATCACCGCATTGCAGTAGGTCGCACTGGGAGAGTAGTATCAACACAGCCTCAACGCTCAAGCCCCTAGCCAAAACCTCACTGAGTAATTCATTGATTGACTCGGGGGTGAAGTAATTAACGAGCCTCGAAAGGACTGAGCGGCAGTAATCCCTAAGGGGCTCTGCGCACCTCAGGGACCAGGAATTAACGAATCTCGCCAACTCCCTGTTATCGCTGATTATCGACTTAACCCTAGCCATCCTGAGTTTCACCCTCCCCAACTCCACAATCTCCCTCTCCAGGCTCCTCAACCCATCCCTCCTAAGCAGCCTCATTGCCCTTCACCAACACCGCAGCCACACCTAGCCCTAAGCCACCTCCTGAAGGCATCCCCATACGCCTTGCCCACCCTCTCCTCAATCAATCTAACCCAATCCTCGGGATTCACGCCCCTGAGCGGCTCATCACTATTAAGCAGCCTAGTCACTATGATAGCCCTCTCAATACTCGACAACCTATCAATCTCAGCAAGAACAGACTCAAGAATAGCCTGACCAGGCATTGGGAAGGGCAAGGGCTGACCCTGAGGACCCGGCGGAGGAGCTGGCAAGGAATCAACGACAGGCTGAACACCCGACCGACCATCCTGATCACCCCTACTAATTAAACTCCTAAGGAAATTACTCATTGGGCTTTGGCCACTCATCAGTAGGGATTAATGATTAATTTATAAGGGGTAGGGGTGGTTGTTAGGTATTAAGGTCTTGATCACCGTTTAAACATGAAATTGACCAATCAACAGATTTAATAACGGAATACGCCATACTCACGGTACAATCACTCATTAAAAGTAGTACGAAAGGCACTACGTGGCTAATTACCTCCTCATTAACCATGCACTAAATAACGTATGAAAATCTCGATAAATCCTTATTAATTTTTGTAATTATTAAGAAAAATCGTGATCGCCGTACCTCTAAGGGTCGGGATTGAGATTAAGAAGGAGTACGTTTATTCAATAACCATCGTGAATGCTCAGAACCATTGCGACGTCCTTAGGAACATTAAGACCCATTGTGAATCGACGTATGGTAGGGGTCACCCAGCGTGCCAGGGCTTAGAGACTGCCATTAACCACCTATGCAAAACCTAGTCATAAGCACTTTACGTTATTCTTCATTGGAACTTTATTTCTACAGTAGGACTCTAGGCATGCCCTTATCACATCACCAAGTCTTGCATTACATTCAATTCCATTGGCATTCTCGGCGGCGGCCCTAAATTTTATGGTATTGTTTTCATCAACGTCAGATGCGCATTGACTAAAGAGTTGAGGTTGATTTATGTGATACCTTGCACACATAACATTGCCTGGAGGGAATACGAGAATGTATTGTTTATTAACAAATTGGTTAATATTCTGACAGACACTATTCGGTTTAATGTTCCCTAACGGGCCCCAGGCTGGGACTAACCTAAAGAGTATTAATGATTCCCTACCAACAATGTTCGTACTCACGGGATCATTGGGTAAAGCCCAGGCAGCTGATGCGCCATGAAGTTCAATATTATTGTCACGTAAGACCCCAACCCAGCCAGTGGCATTCCTCGTAACGAACCTCTCACCAATGCGCCAGTGATACCTAACCTCAAGCCTGGCGCCACATTGAATAACCGTGACGTTCTGGCCATAAAAGTTAATATCTAACTCATTACCTGTAATGCCTACTAATTTGAACTCAGGCTTAAGACGCGTAGAAACGACATAGCCAACAATACCACCAACAAAGCCAACAATACCACTAATAAGCTCATTTAACCATGCACTCATTAATTAATAATCATATTTTAGCACTTAAAAGTTTCCATTATCATTAGTTTTAGGGTTCATGATAGGCTTATTGATCCTGTTAGTAATGCCTTTGCTTGCCTTGTTAGTGTGTTGGTTATTGTTTCTATGGCCTTCTTGAATTGTGTTAGTGAGCCCTTTGGTTCGTATAGTACTGCGGGCTTCATTGTGGCTGTTAGGTACTGCGCAATGGGGCTTGTTGGTACTGTGAATACCTCGCCGTTGTGTGCGTAGCCCCTGACCCTGCTCTCCACGGAGTCTAGGCTGGGTAGTGCCTTGTTTAGGATTACGTTGATTATCTTCCTATATCTGAGCTGGGTTATCATTGGCTGTATGTACGTGTCATCAATCTCCCTAAGCACATACTCACTATACGCCGCGTGGTCAAGGACTATGTTTATTATCTGCGACGTAACCAACGCCGGTATTAGAATGGGCATTGGGGCGTTTGCGGGTAGGTCAATGAGGACTAACTGCGAGCCTGTGGCCATCACCAGCGAATTCACCAGGTAAACCCACCTATTGAAGGATTCATTGACACCCAGCGTCAATTGGTAGGACTTGACACTGCCCGGGGGTACCACGAGTACGCTGGGCATGTACGTCGACCTACTAACCAGTTGGTTAACATCACTCACAGCCCCAACTAGGAAGTCCAGCGCGCCCCGTCTCTCGGGGACAATGCCCAGGGTCCTACTGGACGTCTGGCTTGAGTCGATGCCGAGGTCGATCAGTAATACGTTAGCCCTAAGTGATTGGCTCATGGTTATCGCAAGGTTGGCGGCCAACGTACTCTTCCCAGTCCCACCCTTACTCCCACTGAAGAATGCCATCACGGCATACCTAGGCCTAAGCATCAATTACCACCCTCATTGGCTTTAAAAGCCTCAGAGTCTAGGCTGAGCAACTCATCGGGCAGGGGCAGCGGCTTAACCTCGCCGCTGAACTGCTCCGTATTAACCTCGGCAGTCACATCCACAGCCTTAAGGACTGCCTCAGGCTGTTTGTAAAATACGTAGAGCAGGCCGGCCAACTGCTCATGATCTATGTTCGCATTGACGGCCTTGGTTAGGAACGCGGTCCTAAGCTCTAACTGCCTACTCACGTAATCCGGGCCGTAATCCTTAACAAGGGCGTTCATGTAAGGCTCAGTGTTGTGAATCCTCCTAACAAACCTCCTGGTGACAACCTCATAGACCCCCGTCTCCGGGTTGAACCTAACGTCCCTACTCATGCCAACCTCAACAACCACCGACAGCTTCAGTAACTCCTCGGCCTCCAGGCCCATGTTTGCCAGCCTAACCTCGGCTGCCCTGTAGTCCTCCGCGTGGAATGTGGTCAATGCGCCGTGGCCTAGGGTCACAGCCTCGGCCAAGGCCCTGAACTCATCCCTCGACCTAGCCTCATTTAGGACTATGACGTCGACTCCGGACCTAAGGGCCTGCCTAATCAACTCAGCCTTATCAATGCCCCTAATCCCATGCGCATAAGCCACCCTCTCAAACATCGGCTTAACCACCTGGTGGTGAGGCAGGAAGAGCTCAGCCACATCCATTATCAATGCCATGGACTTTGTGACCAGCATGAAGGCGACTGCGTTCTGCAGGCTCGTCTTGCCACTCCCCATGGGCCCAGTTATCAGTATGGGCACCTTATGATCAGCCAGGAGCCACAGCCTTGCCGAGTCCTCAATACCAATCATCCCACGCCTAATCAACTCGGGGAGTGTCCATGGCCTCCTAGGAAGAACCCTAATACTCATTGAGCCCGGGCTCACCGGCTCACTCTCGGCACTAACCCTAACACCGAATTCAGGATCCACGACAGAGGCTACCGGGTTGTACGTCGTTATTGCGGTCCTAGTCCTCTGGGCCACGCGCCTCATTAGGTAGTCGAT from Vulcanisaeta distributa DSM 14429 harbors:
- a CDS encoding helicase HerA domain-containing protein — protein: MPEIDPRIYLAILIGVIVMGIVYRPLILLLPLAMLYRDFREWLVESILTLIYPGLAPRLVLGEDYVYDARGRLMHVFYSAEPMFDISRLTGAQYVGLFDELIRRLNLGTNEAIAFIRLGGEKFIRLSRVVRGEDELQDFMNWLTARENLLRQYFVLRQLGGEELRRLVGFPTTPSKARLITALVTLLLASYLLFRVYGLITIAAIAAITVKSLGNYSVIRGGQFSVLRRRLATSNKIYTMPSDDDVRAVASAVANYLQNYALIISGNPEFRAVTSTRVAREYEKLVVQERGKALPAVSRWRVVLDRITQNAEEPVRVMILSDRDLPDTNMRMAWLRGQLPLWSMPTIDELSHDVAIVPIFHGGRLIAESSRARVRLGRDREGSELEIDLDALPSGHMLVVGPTGMGKTWTVSTILHRLMNSGIKALILDPHGEYLRIQGIEPIDVTRKFINFFELDGLTDVERVHRLITEFSILGIDAKPMLPDLRLIYSNGIYRDFFKAMEFLRAATDDDSVALALDRLMSHLRGAEVVPVSELLNNKALLFGSVRASPDVMAFMMGVVADHVYSHVMSMSIGEQLRQLLIIDEAYYLLNSPLAELLVRGVRKFGLGTVFITQTLTGIGSDVLQNIPLIIVLGGNDAYVASVSQALQLTSEDMKWLVTALPPHMQGLTTKALIITEPIKRLGIIELEPRIKEAQQ
- a CDS encoding ParA family protein; the protein is MLRPRYAVMAFFSGSKGGTGKSTLAANLAITMSQSLRANVLLIDLGIDSSQTSSRTLGIVPERRGALDFLVGAVSDVNQLVSRSTYMPSVLVVPPGSVKSYQLTLGVNESFNRWVYLVNSLVMATGSQLVLIDLPANAPMPILIPALVTSQIINIVLDHAAYSEYVLREIDDTYIQPMITQLRYRKIINVILNKALPSLDSVESRVRGYAHNGEVFTVPTSPIAQYLTATMKPAVLYEPKGSLTQFKKAIETITNTLTRQAKALLTGSISLS
- a CDS encoding type II/IV secretion system ATPase subunit — translated: MHVSRPRVISQGLVRHQIIEFGGIRTDVEVHLIQSSQYGVHDYVAYVIDDVPDWLIALPLDRIVDWFGSGVRLERAVERGLRMIGVKPSRESVDLAVKVFNRWFNYYGALTPLLLMDDVTDIHINKANTRFGLGGVYIEHALLGRVQVIIGWEPYEVRRSGKAVKTITFDLNAFIDYLMRRVAQRTRTAITTYNPVASVVDPEFGVRVSAESEPVSPGSMSIRVLPRRPWTLPELIRRGMIGIEDSARLWLLADHKVPILITGPMGSGKTSLQNAVAFMLVTKSMALIMDVAELFLPHHQVVKPMFERVAYAHGIRGIDKAELIRQALRSGVDVIVLNEARSRDEFRALAEAVTLGHGALTTFHAEDYRAAEVRLANMGLEAEELLKLSVVVEVGMSRDVRFNPETGVYEVVTRRFVRRIHNTEPYMNALVKDYGPDYVSRQLELRTAFLTKAVNANIDHEQLAGLLYVFYKQPEAVLKAVDVTAEVNTEQFSGEVKPLPLPDELLSLDSEAFKANEGGN